In Kwoniella pini CBS 10737 chromosome 5, complete sequence, the following are encoded in one genomic region:
- a CDS encoding phosphoribosylaminoimidazolesuccinocarboxamide synthase, whose amino-acid sequence MADPAYTQQAAENPSSIALSAEKEAEFERITRGLQEYTGGDIIRKVLSENRTVKAYWGTAPTGRPHIAYCVPLVKIADFLTAGVHVKILCMLPRFLHAFLDASKSSLQTVQYRVKYYSILLKTVFTVLGVPVDKLEFVTGSSYQFKADYTLDVYKFHALTSVREAEHAGADVVKESESPLMSSMMYPGLQSLDEQYLDVDFQFGGVDQRKIFMYAAHFLPRLGYAKRAHLMNAMVPGLSGGKMSASDPKSKIDFLAQPADIKASIKAALCPPGEIENNGVVAFIKAVLIPIQALRNEQATTKGEKPPVGEGSFVSEGAPEGTLFSISRPEKFGGNVHFKSYEELEKAYIAEEVHPGDLKSAVTEALIQLLAPIRKAFDEDEEWQEIERLAYPSASAAPVVADKKVKKKDVRKSAPTEEERAALRAAKEKEKAEKAAAKATAEGHPLKPAELQQSSASAAAAGPAIVASGSRSSTSCVTSTDLPKLKLLAKGKVRDIYSLPAPEDQDKLLFVATDRMSAFDVIMNNGIPSKGITLTTLSLFWFDKLKNIIPNHVLTPSPASCLASPSDSWSEFPRSLDEYRDQLEGRSMIVKKCEVVKIEAIVRGYITGSAWSEYKKSQTVHGIEMPEGLVESEKLPEPLFTPSTKADQGEHDENIHPDKVKDICGPELAEQFEKVAIRLYTEASEYALERGLILADTKFEFGLLADPTKPNEKPQLILIDEVLTPDSSRYWSASNYVKGKPQASFDKQYLRDWLISEGLKAKEDVTLPEHVVEETRRKYEEARDRVMGLGQFAN is encoded by the exons ATGGCGGACCCAGCTTACACCCAACAAGCAGCTGAgaatccttcttctatagCTCTCTCAGCAGAGAAAGAAGCCGAGTTCGAAAGAATAACCAGAGGTTTACAAGAGTACACCGGTGGAGATATCATCAGAAAAGTCCTTTCCGAGAACAGAACAGTAAAGGCCTACTGGG GTACCGCACCGACCGGTCGAC CTCATATTGCTTACTGTGTACCTTTGGTGAAAATTGCCGACTTCTTGACAGCCGGCGTGCACGTCAAGATTCT ATGTATGTTGCCTAGATTT CTTCACGCCTTCCTTGATGCCTCTAAATCCTCGTTGCAAACCGTTCAGTACCGAGTCAAATATTACTCCATCCTCCTCAAAACCGTCTTCACTGTTTTAGGTGTACCAGTGGACAAGCTCGAATTTGTCACCGGATCAAGCTACCAATTCAAAGCTGATTACACATTAGATGTTTACAA ATTCCACGCTCTCACGTCGGTACGAGAAGCTGAACATGCTGGTGCAGATGTAGTGAAGGAATCAGAGTCACCGCTAATGAGCAGTATGATGTACCCTGGTCTTCAGTCGTTGGATGAGCAATACTTGGACGTCGACTTCCAATTCGGTGGAGTTGATCAA CGAAAGATCTTCATGTATGCAGCTCATTTCCTCCCACGACTGGGTTATGCCAAGCGAGCACATTTGATGAACGCCATGGTACCTGGTTTATCCGGAGGAAAAATGTCAGCTTCAGATCCGAAATCCAAAATTGATTTCCTTGCTCAGCCAGCCGATATTAAAGCCAGTATCAAAGCCGCCTTATGTCCACCTGGAGAGATCGAAAACAACGGTGTAGTTGCATTCATAAAAGCTGTATTGATACCTATTCAAGCATTGCGAAATGAACAAGCTACAACGAAAGGAGAGAAACCACCCGTAGGAGAAGGATCTTTCGTTAGTGAAGGTGCACCGGAAGGTACCCTTTTCAGTATCTCTAGACCTGAGAAATTCGGCGGCAATGTCCATTTCAAATCTTAcgaagaattagaaaaagcCTACATTGCCGAAGAAGTCCATCCTGGAGATTTGAAGAGTGCTGTGACGGAAGCTTTGATCCAGCTTTTAGCGCCTATCAGGAAAGCGTTcgacgaagatgaggaatGGCAAGAAATTGAGAGATTGGCGTATCCTTCGGCTTCGGCTGCTCCTGTGGTTGCTGACAAGAAAGTG aaaaagaaggatgtaCGAAAGTCAGCTCCTACAGAGGAAGAACGAGCTGCACTCCGGGCAgcaaaggagaaagagaaggcTGAAAAAGCGGCTGCCAAAGCTACCGCCGAGGGTCATCCCCTGAAACCCGCTGAATTGCAACAATCCTCTGCATCTGCCGCTGCAGCTGGACCAGCAATTGTCGCCAGTGGAAGCAGATCCTCGACATCATGCGTTACTTCAACCGACTTACCGAAGCTGAAATTGCTTGCCAAGGGTAAAGTAAGAGATATCTACTCTTTACCTGCACCTGAGGATCAAGACAAGTTGTTGTTCGTGGCGACAGATCGAATGAGTGCTTTCGATGTGATCATGAACAAC GGTATCCCATCGAAAGGTATTACTCTCACTACCCTCTCTCTATTCTGGTTCGACAAACTCAAGAATATCATTCCGAACCATGTCCTTACCCCTTCACCGGCATCTTGTCTCGCTTCACCTTCAGACTCGTGGTCAGAATTCCCTAGATCATTGGACGAATACAGAGATCAGCTTGAAGGAAGAAGTATGATCGTAAAGAAATGTGAAGTGGTGAAGATTGAGGCTATTGTCAGAGGATACATCACCG GATCTGCATGGTCAGAGTATAAGAAATCCCAAACTGTTCACGGTATAGAGATGCCGGAAGGATTAGTGGAATCGGAGAAATTACCTGAACCATTATTCACACCTTCGACAAAGGCTGATCAAGGTGaacatgatgaaaataTCCATCCTGACAAAG TGAAAGACATTTGCGGACCGGAACTAGCCGaacaatttgaaaaagtCGCCATCCGACTCTATACTGAAGCATCCGAGTACGCTTTGGAAAGAGGATTGATATTGGCAGATACCAAATTCGAATTTGGTTTATTGGCTGATCCAACAAAACCAAATGAAAAACCCCAATTGATCCTCATTGATGAAGTTCTTACTCCTGATTCATCGAGATATTGGTCTGCTTCCAATTACGTCAAAGGCAAACCGCAAGCATCCTTCGATAAGCAATACCTTCGAGATTGGCTGATCTCTGAGGGGTTgaaagctaaagaagatgttaCTTTACCGGAACATGTCGTTGAGGAGACTAGGAGGAAATATGAAGAGGCGAGAGATCGGGTTATGGGATTAGGGCAATTTGCTAATTAA
- a CDS encoding pre-mRNA-processing-splicing factor 8 — MSAPPGFGAAPPGFGGSSSQPNGNGESRMDGDFFGQLSQDEIEKKARKWRQSQKRRFDPKRRQGGGGGIDFGKADLPPEHLRKIIKDHGDMSNRKFRNDKRVHLGALKYVPHAVMKLLENIPMPWEQVREVPVLYHISGAITFVNEVPQVIEPVYHAQWASMWLAMRREKRDRRHFKRMRFPPFDDEEPPMDYGDNVLDVEPLEAIQLELDEEDDEAILDWFYDPKPLLDTPHVNGSSYKYFSLSLPQLANLYRIGRQLLSDYSDNNAFYLFDKKSFFTAKSLNIALPGGPKFEPLYRDTEAFDEDWNEFNDINKVIIRGMIRSEYKVAFPHLYNSVPRSVHIGPYHEPKNVYIKTDDPDLPAFYFDPLINPISQRVVQEAHTPLVSHEDAVFGFGNEEDEEFELPDELEPFLENKDLSNDNTADAIALYWAPYPYNLRSGKTKRAQDVPLIKNFYLEHCPPDQPVKIRVSYQKLLKVYVLNALHHKRPKAMSKRNLFRSLKNTKFFQTTNLDWVEAGLQVCRQGYNMLNLLIHRKNLNYLHLDYNLNLKPIKTLTTKERKKSRFGNAFHLCREILRLTKLIVDAHVQFRLGNVDAFQLADGLQYMFAHVGQLTGMYRYKYKLMKQIRMCKDLKHLIYSRFNTGPVGKGPGVGFWAPGWRVWLFFMRGIVPLLERWLGNLLARQFEGRNSKGTAQTVTKQRVESHFDLELRAAIMHDILDMMPESIKANKAKTILQHLSEAWRCWKANIPWKVPGMPAAIENIILRYIKSKSDHYTSVAHYNRERIRRGATVDKAVVRKNLGRLTRLYLKAEQERQNGYLKDGPYISSEEAVAIYTSTVHWLESRKFAPIPFPPLSYKHDTKLLVLALEKLKEAYSVHGRLNQSQREELALVEQAYDNPHECLSRIKRLLLTQRAFKEAGIEFFDTYDKLIPCYDIEPVEKITDAYLDQFLWYEADKRGLFPNWIKPSDNEPPPLLVYKWCQGINNLTDIWDTSDGECVVMMETVLSRVYEKVDFTLLNRLLRLILDHNLADYITAKNNITLTFKDMSHVNAYGMIRGLQFSSFVFQFYGLVLDLLILGLQRASELAGPPGAPNGFLQFRDTETESRHPIRFYTRYVDRIHILFRFSSDEARDLIQRYLSANPDPNNENMHNYNNKRCWPKDCRMRLNKHDVNLGRAVWWNVKSSLPRSLTTIEWEESFVSVYSKDNPQLLFSMSGFEVRILPRIRTQHGEQYSLKDGVWNLTQESTKERTAQAFLRVSDQGVNDFNNRIRQVLMSSGSATFSKIINKWNTALIGLMTYYREAVVHTNELLDSLVKAENKVQTRVKVGLNSKMPSRFPPCVFYSPKELGGLGMLSMGFVLIPQSDLRWSKQTDSGGITHFRSGMTHEEDQLIPNLYRYLQPWEAEFLDSARVWSEYAMKRKEATASNRRLTLEDLEDSWDRGIPRVNTLFQKDRHTLAYDKGWRVRAYFSQYFRLRNQPFIWTNNRHDGKLWNLNSYRVDVIAALGGVEGILEHSLFKGTAFPTWEGLFWEKASGFEESMKYKKLTNAQRSGLSQIPNRRFTMWWSPTINRANVYVGFQVQLDLTGVFMHGKLPTLKISFIQIFRAHLWQKIHESVTMDLCQVFDQELEALQIETVQKETIHPRKSYKMNSSASDILLFSSYKWQISRPSLLTDNRDTFDGTTSNKFWLDIQLRWGDFDSHDIERYARAKFLDYSSDSQSIYPSPTGVLIALDLAYNIYSAYGNYFPGLKPLLQQAMAKIMKANPALYVLRERIRKGLQLYSSEPTEPYLNSSNYSELFSNQIIWFVDDTNVYRVTVHKTFEGNLTTKPINGAIFIFNPRTGQLFLKIIHTSVWAGQKRLGQLAKWKTAEEVAALVRSLPVEEQPKQVIVTRKGMLDPLEVHLLDFPNIVIKGSELQLPFQATLKMEKFGDLILRATQPQMVLFNLYDDWLKSISSYTAFSRLILILRALHVNNEKAKIILRPDRATITESYHIFPSLSDDAWMSVEVALKDLILADFGKRNSVNVASLTASEIRDIILGMEIAAPSVQRQQMAEIEKTTEAQSQVTALQTKTTNIHGDEIVVTTTTNYEQQTFASKSDWRVRAISATNLPLRVNHIFVGNDDVKDDAGAFTYVIPKNVLKTFIVNGDLRTQVVAYLYGSSPADNPQVKEIKAVAWIPQRGSNNGVELPAALPKHDFLLKDLEPLGWIKTQSTELNRLSPSDVTTQAKIMANHSEWGPQSICVTCAFTPGSVSLNAWELSVSGFEWGRKNQDVTGQNPGFNPSMANRVQLLLSDRILGMTLVPEGGIWNYGVGLTQSWSDKLPYSMTLDRPESFWAPCHRPNAFLNFASMEGDDAADVENSLE, encoded by the exons ATGTCGGCTCCACCAGGATTCGGCGCTGCTCCTCCAGGTTTTGGtggatcttcttctcagccaaatggaaatggagaAAGTAGGATGGATGGAGATTTCTTTGGACAATTaagtcaagatgaaatcgAAAAGAAAGCTAGAAAATGGAGACAATCTCAAAAGAGGAGATTTGATCCAAAGAGACGtcaaggtggtggtggCGGTATAGATTTTGGTAAAGCT GACTTACCGCCTGAGCATTTgagaaagattatcaagGACCATGGTGATATGTCAAACAGAAAGTTCAGGAATGACAAGCGTGTACATTTGGGAGCATTGAAATATGTTCCTCACGCGGTCATGAAATTATTGGAGAACATACCAATGCCATGGGAG CAAGTACGAGAAGTGCCGGTCTTATATCACATTTCTGGTGCTATAACGTTCGTAAATGAGGTGCCACAAGTGATAGAACCAGTG TATCACGCACAATGGGCATCTATGTGGCTTGCGATGAGACGAGAAAAGAGAGATCGAAGGCATTTCAAGCGAATGAGATTTCCACCATTTGATGACGAAGAACCGCCTATGGATTATGGAGATAACGTTTTAGACGTGGAGCCATTAGAAGCaattcaattggaattagATGAGGAAGACGATGAAGCTATTCTAGATTGGTTTTACGATCCAAAACCGTTACTTGATACGCCGCATGTCAATGGATCAAGCTATAAATACTTCTCCCTATCTTTACCTCAATTAGCGAACTTGTATCGAATCGGTCGACAGCTGTTATCGGACTATTCAGACAACAATGCGTTCTATCTTTTCGATAAGAAGAGTTTCTTTACCGCTAAATCGCTCAATATCGCTTTACCTGGTGGACCGAAATTCGAACCTTTGTATCGAGATACAGAAGCTTTCGATGAAGATTGGAACGAATTCAACGATATCAACAAGGTTATAATAAGAGGAATGATTAGATCAGAATACAAAGTCGCTTTCCCTCACCTTTATAACTCGGTACCTCGTTCAGTCCACATTGGCCCTTATCACGAACCAAAGAATGTGTATATCAAGACGGATGATCCTGATCTTCCAGCATTCTACTTCGATCCCCTTATAAACCCTATATCACAGCGTGTAGTACAAGAGGCACATACACCGCTTGTATCGCACGAAGATGCTGTCTTTGGTTTCGGTAATgaggaagacgaagaaTTCGAATTACCAGATGAATTAGAGCCATTCTTGGAGAATAAGGATCTGAGTAATGATAATACTGCAGATGCAATCGCATTATACTGGGCCCCATACCCATATAATCTGCGAAGTGGAAAGACGAAAAGAGCTCAAGATGTACCTTTGATCAAGAATTTCTACCTCGAGCATTGTCCACCCGATCAACCGGTCAAGATCAGAGTATCTTATCAAAAATTACTCAAGGTTTACGTGTTGAACGCTTTACACCACAAACGACCAAAGGCAATGTCTAAGAGAAATTTATTCAGATCTCTGAAGAATACCAAATTCTTTCAAACTACTAATTTAGATTGGGTAGAAGCTGGTTTACAAGTCTGTCGACAAGGATATAAcatgttgaatttgttaaTTCATAGAAAGAACTTGAATTACCTGCATTTGGAttacaatttgaatttgaaacCTATCAAAACATTGACTACcaaggaaagaaagaagtcAAGATTCGGAAATGCTTTCCATTTATGTCGAGAAATCCTCAGATTGACTAAGCTTATCGTAGATGCTCATGTTCAATTTAGACTGGGTAATGTGGATGCTTTCCAGCTTGCTGATGGTCTTCAATATATGTTCGCGCATGTTGGTCAATTAACTGGAATGTACCGATACAAATACAAGTTGATGAAACAAATTAGAATGTGTAAGGATTTGAAGCATTTGATTTACTCTAGATTCAACACTGGTCCAGTTGGTAAAGGTCCTGGTGTAGGTTTCTGGGCGCCAGGGTGGAGAGTATGGTTATTCTTCATGAGAGGTATAGTACCATTGTTGGAAAGATGGTTAGGAAATTTGTTAGCAAGACAATTCGAAGGAAGAAACTCGAAAGGTACTGCACAAACAGTAACTAAGCAAAGAGTTGAATCTCATTTCGATCTTGAATTGCGTGCTGCGATCATGCACGATATCCTTGATATGATGCCTGAGAGTATCAAAGCCAACAAAGCGAAGACCATTTTACAACATCTTTCAGAAGCTTGGCGATGTTGGAAAGCCAATATTCCATGGAAAGTACCCGGTATGCCAGCTGCCATTGAGAACATCATTTTGAGATACATCAAGTCGAAGTCAGATCACTACACATCGGTGGCTCACTACAACAGAGAAAGAATCAGACGTGGCGCCACCGTTGACAAAGCTGTAGTACGAAAGAACCTTGGTCGATTGACCAGATTGTACTTGAAAGCCGAGCAAGAAAGACAGAACGGATACCTCAAGGATGGGCCTTATATCTCGTCAGAAGAAGCTGTAGCAATTTATACATCGACTGTTCATTGGTTAGAATCCAGAAAATTCGCTCCTATACCTTTCCCTCCATTGTCATACAAGCATGATACGAAATTACTTGTATTAGCTTtggaaaaattgaaagaggCGTATTCGGTTCATGGACGattaaatcaatctcagagagaagaattagcaTTGGTAGAACAAGCTTACGATAACCCCCACGAATGTTTATCGAGAATCAAGCGATTACTTTTGACTCAAAGAGCATTCAAAGAAGCCGGTATAGAATTTTTCGATACCTACGATAAACTTATCCCATGTTACGATATTGAACCTGTTGAGAAGATCACGGATGCCTATTTGGACCAATTTTTATGGTACGAAGCCGATAAACGTGGATTATTCCCTAACTGGATTAAACCTTCCGACAACGAACCTCCTCCCCTTTTAGTGTACAAATGGTGTCAAGGTATCAATAACTTGACAGATATTTGGGATACATCGGATGGTGAATGCGTGGTCATGATGGAGACCGTCTTATCTCGTGTTTATGAGAAAGTGGACTTCACATTATTGAATAGAttgttgagattgattttggatcATAATTTGGCGGATTACATTACTGCCAAGAATAACAT CACGCTCACATTCAAGGATATGTCTCATGTCAACGCATATGGTATGATCCGAGGATTACAATTCTCTTCATTTGTCTTCCAATTCTACGGATTAGTCCTCGATCTTCTCATTCTTGGATTACAAAGAGCGAGTGAACTTGCCGGTCCTCCTGGTGCACCAAACGGTTTCCTTCAATTCCGAGATACCGAAACCGAATCTCGACATCCTATACGATTTTACACACGATATGTCGACAGAATCCATATCTTATTCCGATTCTCATCTGATGAGGCTAGAGATCTGATCCAACGATACTTGAGTGCCAACCCTGATCCAAACAACGAGAATATGCACAACTACAATAACAAGAGATGTTGGCCTAAAGATTGTCGAATGCGATTAAACAAGCATGATGTGAACTTGGGTAGAGCAGTATGGTGGAATGTCAAATCGTCTTTACCTCGATCATTGACTACCATCGAATGGGAAGAATCATTCGTATCTGTTTACTCTAAAGATAATCCTCAATTGCTCTTCTCTATGAGTGGATTCGAGGTTAGAATCTTACCCAGAATCAGAACTCAACATGGTGAACAATACTCGCTCAAAGACGGTGTATGGAATTTGACTCAGGAATCTACCAAGGAACGTACTGCTCAAGCTTTCTTGAGGGTATCAGATCAAGGTGTTAACGACTTCAACAACAGAATTAGACAAGTTTTAATGAGTTCCGGATCAGCAACTTTCTCgaagatcatcaataaatgGAATACTGCTTTGATTGGTCTAATGACGTATTACCGAGAAGCTGTAGTTCACACTAACGAATTACTCGACTCGCTCGTAAAAGCTGAAAACAAAGTACAAACTCGAGTTAAAGTAGGATTGAACTCCAAGATGCCTTCAAGATTCCCTCCTTGTGTATTCTATTCTCCTAAGGAATTAGGTGGTTTAGGAATGTTATCAATGGGTTTCGTTTTGATTCCTCAATCTGATCTTAGATGGTCAAAGCAAACAGATAGTGGAGGTATCACTCACTTTAGATCAGGTATGACtcatgaagaagatcaactCATTCCAAACTTGTATAGATATTTACAACCTTGGGAAGCAGAGTTCTTGGATTCAGCTAGAGTATGGTCAGAATACGCtatgaagagaaaagaagctACTGCATCAAATAGAAGGTTGACTTTggaagatttagaagattcTTGGGATAGAGGTATACCAAGAGTCAACACTTTGTTCCAAAAAGATAGACATACGTTGGCGTATGATAAAGGATGGAGGGTTAGAGCGTACTTCTCGCAATACTTCAGATTGAGAAATCAACCTTTCATCTGGACCAATAACAGACACGATGGTAAACTTTGGAACCTTAACTCGTACCGAGTAGATGTTATCGCTGCATTAGGTGGTGTGGAAGGTATTCTGGAGCACTCGCTGTTCAAGGGTACCGCTTTCCCTACTTGGGAAGGTCTGTTCTGGGAGAAGGCTTCAG GTTTCGAGGAATCTATGAAGTACAAGAAGCTCACAAACGCTCAGAGATCCGGTTTATCTCAGATTCCT AATCGTCGATTCACGATGTGGTGGTCGCCCACGAT TAATCGAGCAAACGTCTAT gtCGGTTTCCAAGTACAGTTGGATCTTACTGGTGTGTTTATGCACGGTAAATTGCCCACTCTGAAGATCTCGttcattcaaatcttcCGAGCGCATTTATGGCAAA AAATCCATGAATCGGTTACCATGGATCTATGTCAAGTATTCGATCAAGAACTTGAAGCATTGCAGATTGAGACGGTGCAAAAGGAAACTATCCATCCGAGAAAGTCATATAAGATGAACTCTTCAGCTTCGGATATCCTCTTGTTCTCGTCCTACAAATGGCAAATCTCTCGTCCATCCTTGTTGACTGACAATAGGGACACATTTGACGGTACAACTTCCAACAAATTCTGGTTAGATATTCAATTGAGATGGGGTGATTTCGATTCTCATGATATCGAAAGATATGCCAGAGCGAAGTTCTTGGATTACTCGTCCGACAGTCAATCGATTTACCCTTCGCCTACCGGTGTACTGATTGCTCTTGATTTGGCTTATAATATTTACTCCGCCTACGGTAATTATTTCCCTGGATTGAAACCATTACTTCAACAAGCTATGGCTAAAATCATGAAGGCGAACCCTGCATTATATGTATTGAgagaaagaattagaaaaggTCTTCAATTATACTCTTCAGAACCCACTGAACCTTACTTGAACTCTTCAAACTATTCCGAACTATTCTCCAACCAGATTATTTGGTTCGTTGATGACACCAACGTATATAGAGTGACAGTACACAAGACTTTCGAGGGTAATTTGACGACAAAACCGATTAATGGTgctatcttcatcttcaacccTAGAACAGGTCAATTGTTCCTCAAGATCATTCATACATCAGTATGGGCAGGTCAAAAACGTTTAGGTCAATTAGCTAAATGGAAGACTGCTGAAGAAGTAGCTGCATTAGTTAGATCATTACCAGTCGAAGAACAACCCAAGCAAGTTATCGTTACCAGAAAAGGAATGTTGGATCCCTTGGAAGTTCATTTGTTAGATTTCCCGAATATCGTCATCAAAGGTTCAGAATTGCAACTGCCTTTCCAAGCTACgctgaagatggagaaatTCGGTGATTTGATCTTG CGTGCTACTCAACCTCAGATGGTCTTGTTCAATCTGTACGATGACTGGCTCAagtcaatttcatcatacaCCGCGTTCTCGCGTCTTATCCTTATTCTTCGAGCCCTTCACGTTAACAACGAAAAGGCTAAGATCATCCTTCGTCCTGATCGGGCAACAATCACCGAATCCTATCACATCTTCCCAAGTCTCAGTGACGATGCATGGATGTCGGTGGAAGTTGCATTGAAGGACTTGATTCTCGCGGACTTCGGAAAACGAAACTCAGTCAATGTAGCTTCATTAACGGCTTCGGAAATTAGAGATATCATCTTAGGTATGGAGATCGCCGCTCCTTCTGTACAACGACAACAAATGGCAGAGATTGAGAAGACTACAGAGGCTCAATCTCAAGTAACCGCTCTTCAAACTAAGACCACCAATATCCACGGTGATGAGATCGTAGTTACTACGACCACGAACTACGAGCAACAAACCTTCGCATCGAAATCAGATTGGAGAGTTAGAGCTATATCAGCTACCAACTTGCCATTACGTGTTAATCACATCTTTGTTGGTAACGATGATGTCAAGGATGACGCTGGAGCTTTTACCTATGTTATACCCAAGAACGTCCTCAAGACATTCATCGTTAATGGTGACCTTCGAACTCAAGTAGTAGCCTACTTATACGGTAGTTCACCAGCGGACAATCCTCAAGTTAAGGAAATCAAAGCTGTCGCTTGGATCCCACAAAGAGGTTCAAACAATGGTGTAGAATTACCTGCTGCTTTACCTAAACATGACTTCTTATTGAAAGACTTAGAACCATTAGGATGGATTAAAACTCAATCTACAGAATTGAATCGTTTATCTCCATCAGATGTAACTACTCAAGCTAAGATTATGGCAAATCATTCAGAATGGGGACCACAATCAATTTGTGTAACTTGCGCTTTCACACCAGGTTCAGTATCGTTAAATGCTTGGGAATTATCTGTTAGTGGATTTGAATGGGGTAGGAAAAACCAAGATGTAACAGGACAAAATCCTGGATTTAACCCATCTATGGCAAATAGAGTACAATTATTACTTTCTGATAGAATTTTAGGTATGACTTTAGTACCTGAAGGTGGAATTTGGAATTATGGTGTAGGATTAACTCAATCATGGAGTGACAAATTACCTTATAGTATGACTTTGGATAGACCAGAATCTTTCTGGGCTCCATGTCATAGACCAAACGCTTTCTTAAATTTCGCTTCTAtggaaggtgatgatgcGGCGGATGTGGAAAATAGTTTGGAGTAG
- a CDS encoding actin-2 — translation MATEFDDVLTNQPVVIDNGSGTIKAGFAGEEQPSCYIPSFVGRPKHPRVMAGAIQDNLFIGRRAQELRGLLKIKYPMEHGVVTDWDDMERIWGWVYGEGLKALSEEHPVLLTEAPLNPRQNRDVAAQIFFETFNVPAFFTSVQAVLSLYSSGRTTGIVLDSGDGVTHAVPVFEGFSMPHAIRRIDIAGRDVTDHLQLLLRKSGYYLHTSAEKEVVRTIKEKTCYLAINPAKEEKDQSGAWEEFRLPDGKIIQLGIERFLAPEILFNPELIGQEYPGVHQVIVDSINRTDLDLRKSLFSNIVLSGGSTLCTGFGDRLLNEVKKLALKDVKLKIYAPPERKYSTWIGGSILAGLSTFKKMWVSADEYKEDPDIIHKKAF, via the exons ATGGCAACAGAATTCGACGATGT GTTGACGAACCAGCCGGTCGTCATTGACAAT GGGTCCGGGACGATAAAAGCTGGTTTTGCAGGTGAAGAACAACCATCATGCTATATACCGTCTTT TGTCGGTCGTCCGAAACACCCGCGAGTGATGGCAGGAGCAATACAAGATAACCTATTTATAGGACGACGAGCACAAGAGTTGCGAGGATTgttaaagataaaatatcCGATGGAACATGGTGTAGTGACTGATTGGGATGATATGGAGAGGATATGGGGATGGGTATATGGGGAAGGATTAAAAGCTCTGAGTGAGGAG CACCCAGTGCTGCTGACGGAAGCTCCCTTAAATCCACGGCAGAATCGAGATGTAGCAGCTCAGATATTCTTTGAAACCTTTAATGTACCAGCATTCTTTACCAGTGTACAAGCTGTTCTTTCATT GTATTCATCAGGTCGTACAACGGGAATAGTGTTGGATTCTGGAGATGGTGTGACACACGCTGTACCTGTGTTCGAAGGATTCTCCATGCCCCACGCAATACGGCGGATAGACATAGCAGGAAGGGATGTTAcggatcatcttcaattgttGTTAAGGAAATCGGGATACTATTTACATACCTCAGCTGAGAAGGAGGTTGTGAGGACGATAAAAGAGAAGACTTGTTACTTGGCTATAAATCCTgccaaagaagaaaaagatcaatctGGTGCATGGGAAGAGTTTAGATTACCGGATGGGAAGATTATACAG CTTGGAATAGAGAGGTTTTTGGCTCCGGAGATACTATTCAATCCTGAATTAATAGGTCAAGAATATCCTGGTGTACATCAG GTCATCGTCGATTCGATAAATAGAACGGATCTCGATCTGAGAAAATCCTTATTCAGCAATATTGTTTTGTCAGGTGGATCCACCCTGTGTACAG GCTTCGGAGATAGGTTACTAAATGAAGTAAAGAAGCTGGCTTTGAAAGATGTCAAGCTGAAAATATATGCGCCGCCAGAAAGAAAG TATTCGACATGGATCGGAGGTAGTATTCTGGCTGGACTGAGCACTTTCAAGAAG ATGTGGGTCTCGGCTGACGAGTATAAAGAAGATCCCGATATCATACATAAAAAGGCATTTTAG